The sequence AAAAGAAATGTACTGGGACATTCACTTCAGCCTTGTTTACAATATTGAAAAAGTAGAAACACCTAAAAGTCTATATGTAGGGGACTGCTTAAACGACCTGTACTATATACATTGTGTGGACTATTATACATCCATTAAAAGTAATGTGAAGTCTAAACTTCTTCTGAGATGCAATTTCCACCATCAGTGGACAGACCGAGTACCCTGGTGAACTGACCGCTCAGTTCTGGGCCAAATTTGTGAGCTCTCTCTGAGAAAGCCTGGCCCCAGGGCCCCTTCTCCtgtgtcctgtcctccagctacCCCCCTTGCAGCCCCTTGTCTCCCTCTTTGTATTCTTACCCACAAAAGTCTCATTTGATTCCTTTCTACCATAATATGACTTGATAGTTTATTCACAAGGAGCCAATCCCAtagcaacaaagaaacaaacaaagtcTTTTCCTCCCTGGTAAGAAAAGAGGGCCAAGTCCTCAGACTCCATTAgcaagttaaatataaaataaacctgTGGTTCGTCATTTCAATAATGGCCAGGAATTTCTAGTGCAAGTGAAGTAACAAACTATCCTAATTGGCTTAACAGGACAACTTTCTGGGTCTGTGTAACTTAAAGGGCTGGTGTTCCGGTGGGGAGGGACACTGTTGTCATTCCTGGCTTCAGGCACAGCGGGATCCAGCACTTGTTTCTCTGAGATCtgtcttcttctcctccttcccctctgtcCAGTGCCAGCCTGCCACCCCGTAGTCCAGATAGTGACCATGGTCAGAGGAAAGCAGCTCTCTGGCTAGGCCTGACTCACCTGTCTGGAATCAGGGAGAAGTCAGCTCCACAAGAATCACAATGCctgagaggaaggaaaggggtACTTTTCTAAGGGCAAATAAGGATACCAGTGCCAGAAGAAGGGGAACTGGTGCCGGGTGAAAAACCCAACAGGTGTCCTCTGCAGAAGTGCAGACAATTCATCAAATTCAGAATCCATTtccaatgttttaaaagaatagGACTAGGAGAGATTATTCCTCATCCGAATGGAGCATATTATTTTCTTCCAcagtgaaaaatatttgttggaaatATGTTTCGAAAGTAATACATAGTTGATGAAGATATTTAAGTGACATGGAATTCTGAAATGTAAAAGTGGAAAGTTTTTTCCATAACCATTCTTGATAGTGGGGGTGGCTCATTCCAGGCAGTTACTACACATCCGTGTTCTCACACGTGCACGTGGACAGGGCATATTGCAAAAGTAGGAACAGAATTCTTGACTTGTTTTACTCTTTTTAGAACCCAGCCATCCACCTTGCTCTTTCTTTAACTTATGGATACCATTCCACCAAGACAGATGTATTGTGgtttactgaacctttctctgaTCGATGCACATTTACAtgctttccaatttttcactctGACAAACGATGCTGAAATTAACACCCTGGTCCATTCAGCTTTATTCGTGTGCACAAAAGTTTATTTGTGATGGATTCCCAGAGGTGGGCCAGATGGTATGAATTTTAATAGATAATGCCAAATTAATATTTAGAAAGGGTTTAACAATACTCAAATTGATAGGCTATAAGAGTCCTTGTTTCTAACTACGGCCTTGCCAGCCATTGGAATTGCTGATTAATTAAATTAATCTTACAGTAAAAGCTGCTCTGGTCCCACTGAGCAACTCCTAAAATATGACTCAGTAACTTAGCATCCCAGAACGTAGCTCAAGAATATATTTTATCCAGCACCCAAAGTAAAATGCACAATGTCTGACATCCAATCCAAAATTTCCTGGAAGCAAAGAGACAAGAAAACCCAACCCATAATGAGGAGGGCAGTTAATCAATACAAGGCatgcagattggaaaggaagacataaactGCCTTTATTGGTGGACATGGCTGCCTATGTAAAAAATCCCATGGAATCTATAAAGGAGCTACTTAGAACTGAGTGGTGTGATCAGcgaggttgcaggatacaagatttttttttttgggggggggggagttaacTCCCTGCTCTTTCAAACACTTAAACGATTTTCCCagcacttttcttcattcatctGATACAAGGCCCGTAAGCCACAAAACTCCTGTGCCAGTGTTTCCAGTGTGGTGCATTTAATATGCAAATGCAACTGGAAGACTAAGAAAGTATTCCAAACTGTTGGCTGTAGTTACATCTGAATAACAGGGCACAACTGATtgtcattttcttccatttccaaaattGTCTTTAATTACTTTGTACTACTTCAATATCTGAATCCCAGAACCTCCCCATCCAACCCCAGGACAAAGGCAAGAAAATCTAGACTCCCAGTagccaaaaagaaaactcaggcaGGGAATAGtagcaaatttttattttctgtagttacagacatttaagcaacaaagaaaacaaaccaaacgTGAGCACCCAAGGATCAGTATAGGAAAAGAAATTAAGCCCCAACAATAAAGAGACAACTACTCTAGGAATCAGTACTCTGGAGAAGGGTGCACTGGTGGGAGGAGACACAAGTTAAGCCCCAGTCCCCTTTCCGGCAGGAGGCTTAGAGCTCAACGGGGTGCCCAAAGTGGGGCATGGTGCTTGCTAACAGGGCAATCTGTTCAAAACAGGCGGCGATGGAATTTCGGAGCTGGCCAGGATCTACAGCAGTCATATGgctaaaagtaaaggaaaaagaaaaccgtTAACAGTTTAACTCTGTTCCTTCCTTGCTTTGCACATGTCAGGCTGCAACAGGCCCTGTGTATCACATCCCCTCCTTAACGCTCCCCTTAGGTGTCCCCATGACTCCATTACAGCACCCCTGGGGTGCAGACGGTCCCCGAGGTCCCGCCGCCAccgctcaccccccacccccaccgacCCCCTCCTAGAACTTACATAGCCAGGATATTGCCGACCACCGTGAGCTCCTTCTGAACCGGCCCTCGGGATTGGGCACCTGTGGCCAGGGTCCGGCGGGCGATCTCCGCCTCCAGAGGGGACGGGAAAGCCACAGTGAGGCAACTGGTAGAGCTACAGTTAAGGTACCACCTTCTACTGACTGCCTGGGCCTCATCCTGCACCCTCAGGTTGCCCACCCCCACACCGTCCCCCCAATCCCTCCCCATCCTCTCTCTCTGCCCTGGACAGTTCCTCCTAGGTCGCCCCCCTCTAGCCGCCCCCGGTTTCCACCTGCACTGCTTTCTGCCCCCGCCCCCCACGCTGAACAACGCCCCCCTCCCCATCAAACCGCTCCAGGCTAGGTCCCCCTGCCTCCCCCCCGCCACCTACCCCAGCCCGTCTCCCGGGCCTTGGCCACCTCCGCGGGTAGGATACAATTGGAGCAGTCCGCTTCCCGGCCCTTGGGCCGCGGGCGCGGTGTCTCCAGCGCCAACCGGATCTCTGGGCCCGGCACGGCCACCTGAGCCGCCAGGAGCATCCTGGCCGCCCTGGCCCTCAGCATGGCCCGCCGCGTCCCCTTCACCTGCCGCCTGCATCGCCGGGGCTCGTCTGTCTTCGCCTCCGCCTGCAGAGACCAGACGGAAACCTGGACGCCAGCCGACGGCGGACTGAGGGATCCCCACGCTGCAACTCCGGTTAGCTAGCCAGACGCCACGTGGGCTTCCCCGTGCGCCTGTGCAAAGACACCCTGCCGCCCGTCCCAGAAGACCCTGCGCGAGGCCGCCGAGCACGTGACCAGTACCAGCAGAGGACGTCACCAGTCTCCGCCCAGCACGTGACCGGTCTCCGCCCAGCACGTGACTGATTCCCGCCAAGCTGGCCCTGGCGCCAGCCTGGAGACCCTGTGGGCCGTGAAGACTGCGCCGACGCCAGCCTGGCCAACCTCACGTGTGACCAGCTGGCCGACCGCCGGTCCCCTGTCATCGAGTTCTGGGAGTGAGTCGGGAAGAAGACCCGGGGAGGCAGAGCCACCCCTCCCGGGCTGGCCTGTGCTGGTCGTGCCCGTTCCCTGCCACTCGGCCGGCCTGCCTGAtggtggtgctggtgctgggggCGGCCCTGGGCCAGGCTGGCAGCCCCCTCACCTCCAGCCAGGGGCTCGGGGCTCCGGGCACGCTGGGAGGCCGCAGGGGCAGGTGTGGGCCGGGCCCCACCCAGGAGCACGGAGGGCGCCAGCCTCagcaggggctggaggaggcCCCGCCACCCCTCGGGCCAGCTTGTCGCCCGGCCCTCTGCTGCCTCAGCCCTCACCCGCCGTCCCTCCTACCCTAGGAACAAAGTCCTGCGGCTCTCTGAGGGGCTGGAGGTGCCTGGGGCCCTCAACTGGGAGGTGACCCTGTGTCTGCTGGCCTGCTGGGTCCTGGTCTACTTCTGTGTCTGGAAAGGGGTCAAATCGACAGGAAAGGTACAGCTGGGGGAGGCAGGGTGGGGCTGTCTGTGGGTGGGCACTGCATGGCCCAGAGGGGGCCACTGTTGCCACCAGACCGGGGCTGGGGCCCGAGGTGGGGGTGGTACTGGGACCCAGGCCGCTTTGTCCTCACCCACTGCAGTCCCAGCCTCGCCCAGGCGGCAGCATGAGACACGTGCAAACCTTCTAAAATGGGGAGCCCTGGGGCCCTGGGCCGGTCAGTCAGGGAGAAGGAGGGGCAGAGAGTGGGGTGGATAGGAAAGGCAGAAGGCAGCGTGGCTCCTGGGAACACCTCCACGTGTAGGAGGGAGTGATGGGCTGTGTGACATGTTGACGGTCAGGTAAGATGAGGCTGAGGGGTGATTATTGTCCACTGTCTCTTCAGCCCCATGTCTCCCTTCTAACTGTTTCCTTGCCATTTCTTCTCTGATGTGTCAACAGCTGGTCACATGCAGTATGTCCAAGACAGAACTGTTAATTGGTCGTCCTGCCCCAACATGTTCTTTTCCCGGATGACCCCACCTCAGTCAATTGCATCCCCTTCCTGGACGTATCTTTAACAACACCCTCTTCTTCACCCTCCCCATTCAGTCCTGCAATAAAATCTGTGGATCTTACCTGCCAATGAACTCTTCCCCGATTTTTCTCTATACCTCTTGAATCACGTCACCGCCTCCCCACTCCCTTCCTGTCCTTTGTAATTCTGTACACGTTTTTTCACATTTCAGATCAAGCCGAAGTTTGGGGGCTACTGCACATCTCTGGGGCTCTCTGACTTCCATGCTGCTGGGGCAGATAGTTCCATGCCTGGTGCCCACCGAAGCTCCCAGCGTGTTTCCCGCTTTTTTTGTCTCCACCAGGCCTGTGTCCCGGGTGGGCCTGGACGTGTAGGGGTATTTGCACTCCCACTCAGCCAGGGGGGCCAAGGGTCCATGGGCAAAATGCCTCGGCTTCTCATCCTTTGGCAGAACAGTTTTGAGGGACTGcaatctgttaaatgaatgaaatggagcGAATGACTAGAAATAAGGGTGCATAAATGTTAAAGTGTTGTTGCATTTCTCAGTGGAAGAGTGGGAGCGGAAGTGTGAGAAGGAAAGCTTCCAGTTTACCTCATGTCTGTTTATACTGTATGAAGCATTAATGATGAGAAGCCCTTCATGTTTTGGACGTGTAATAAAAGTAAGAGTAAAatgctagaagaaaatttaggggaCCTTCATTTTGATTTTTGGATGGGGAAAGATTTTGTAAGCATACCAGAGATGAAATAATAATCCTCAGGAACATTTCTTGGCTGATTACTATGTTCCAATCATTCTTCTAAACACTTAGCATGATTTAGCTCATTTCATCGTGAAATACACCAAAATTTTCGCTGTGGTTATTTTTAGTGTTCAGTGAAATAATggtcaatttttattttcttttttgaatttgctggtgttttctgtttttctacagTGGCCATATATTACAAGTATTAGAGGAAAACCAATTTTAGAAAGTTAGTCAGCAGTTGTTGAGAAAAACTTCTAATTAGTTCCCAAGTGAACTACTTTGCTGAAGTTTTAATTACTCTGTTCAATGCACTTGAGGCCTCATTCTTCGTCAGAAAGTTTTTCTAATTGGCCTGTTTTCAGGATGCAATTAAGAGGACTGTGTCATGATGAGGTCCCTGCAGTCACTGAGCCGCGGGGCCCAGGCTAGACACCACGGGTAATTGAGATGGTGCAGCGTCGCTGTGGCTTTGAGCTGCTTCCAAAAAGCAGCTCTTTCTAATTTGTGCGCACGGTCTTCACCCTACCTGGAAAGTTATTCCTGCGGAGGGCAATTGATATTTTGCTTCCTCAGTATGTCATCAGTATTACATAACAAAACATTTCTGCTTCTGCGCCTTCCAAGTACTCACGTgtaagtgcatgtgtgtgtggacACAAAACATACAGGCACACACAGAGAGATACCCAGGAGGCACCCAGCGCCACGTAGCAGCCCCTTCCTTTCCACAGCTGCACTTCTCCTTGGCACATGCCTGGCTGCATAGCagtcagggcctttgcatttctGAATCAGAGAAAACTTGTttggaatatatgaaaatatattgaaaaccaCATTAGACGTCTTCTGCAGTGACCAAGGCTAAGAGGGGTCAGGGCCAGGGTGTATTAATTCAAGGAAGGTCAAGGTTAAAGAAGCAAGGACCTGTTGGCCAATTTCCAGATCTCAGCATCTTTCTTGAACTCCTGAGCTTCGAAGCAGTGCGGCCATCTGAACTGAGGTGTCCCGTAGGCTCCCCAAACCCAACCAACCCCAAGCTGCCTCCTCGTGTCTTGCCTCTGCTCCCCAAATGTGggcttctccttccttcttggtCTTGGTGACAGGCATTTCCACAGTTGCCACCTTCTTATTCCCACTTACCATCTCACCGATGCCCCTACACCTGTTCTGTCCACCTTCACTCCTTCCACCCATGCTAGGTTGGCACAACCTCTTACCTCTGTGACTAGGACAGCCTTCCCACTGGTCTccacagattcctgggccccttCCCTAGTGCTTCTGCTGGGGTAGCCCGAGTGGGACACTTCCTCTTGTGAGTGGGATGGGGAGAGCACAAGCTGCCCTAAAACAGACCAGGGCTGGTGGATCTGGCCTTGTGGCAGGCCTTGGTGCCTCCTGAGGACCCGGGACAGGGGGTGGGAAGCCCCAGCTGGGCCCGTGCCCTCGCTCTTTCTGAACCTTCCTACAAGCACAGCCCTAGCCTTGACCACCCTCCATCTGGAGGAGCTTGGACCAGTGGTGCTGGGATGGGTCAAACCCCCGTCCGGCAGCGGGGAGGCCGCTCCGCTTTGAGCTGCCCGCTAGGATTCGGAGGCCGCCTCCCACGGATGGCCCTTTTGATGTGTCCGTCCTCCAGTTGACTCACCAGGCAAATATGTCCCCGGATTATGGGGCCTCTGGCTTCCAGAAGGGCTGCCAGACTTGAGATCCTAGGAAGCCTGCCCTCCTCCGAGCCCATCCCCAAGAGAGCTCCCTTTCTCTGTCCTGACACCAtgtcccctgcccctgccccaacAGACTGAGGTGCAGAGGGGCCCTTGGGTGGGGCCCAGTGCCGGGCAGGGTTGCCATGGTGCTGGGTGCGTGGCCCGGAGTGGAGGGGCAGTGCCCTAACTACTTCCCCTATGGGGAGCCTGGCGGCCCACGGCCCGTTAGGTGGCCACAAGGGGATGGGCTGCGAGTGAGCTGGCTTCTGGGCCTCTAGGCTAGGCTCTTCCTCATGTCCACTCCCTGTAGACCCCTGGAGGTGGGAGGTGCCCCTGCTCACTCTCCAGAACCTTTTCTTGGGGGATCCTGGAGGCCCCCCCGACCCTGCCTGTGTGCTGGGGCTGCCATCGGTGTGTCCTTGGGGCTCCTACAGCCCGGGGCTTCTGGTAACGCAGCCCTCATTGCCCTGTGCTGTCACCGGGCATCTCTGGGTATCTCCCCCCAGCTGTCTCCTACACCTGGGACTCCCCCCTCCTtgcacacacacatcccacaGCACCCCTGGGCAGAGAGGACCCACCCACAGCCCCACCCCGCTGTCCGGGGGCACCCGTCTGTCCCTCCCACCCCTCTGGGCCGCATGCACGTGTGGGGAGGCCCCGGTCGGCCCCCCCGCCTGCGGCTGCTGCCACCCCCGTCCCCCACAGACAGCAAGGCCATCGTGGACGGCAACCTGAAGCTGACCCTGGGCCTGGTGTGGACGCTGATCCTGCACTACTCCATCTCCATGCCCATGTGGGAcgaggaggaggacgaggaggcCAAGAAGCAGACGCCCAAGCAGCAGCTCCTGGGCTGGATCCAGAACAAACTGCCGCAGCTGCCCATCACCAACTTCAGCCGCGACTGGCAGAGCGGCCGTGCCCTGGGCGCCCTCGTCGACAGCTATGCCCCGGGTAGGTGAGGGGGAGGCGGGGGTAGGGGGTAGGGGgtgcaggtggggtggggggcggcctCCGAGGGGCTCCTGCGGCCCAGGCTCATGGCGGCCCCTGCTCTCCCCACCCAGGTCTGTGTCCTGACTGGGACCCTTGGGATGCCAGCAAGCCCGTGAACAACGCCCGCGAGGCCATGCAGCAGGCCGACACCTAGTTTAAAATGGCTCCAGTAGCCTTTTACCCCAACCCTACCCTGTCAGCACCATCCCACCAGACTTTCCCTGGCTCACAAGTGGGAACAGGACAGAAGCAGCCCCCAAAAGGCTTCCTGGAATAACTAGCATATGAGCTGCGTTTTAAAGGAAGAGTTGAATTTAGATAAATGGCAAAGATGGGGAGGGCATTTTGAGCAAGAGGACAGCCTGGGCATTGGGGACCAATCAGTAGACTtttagtttttaaactttttattatgaaaattacacatatacacaaaagtagagagaaatgTCTAAAACCCCTTCACCCGACTTCAGCAGTCATCtacatttttgtgttttattttgaaaatagggGAGGATTTAGGGATGAGAGCAGTGGGAGCTAATGCTTCTTGGAGCAATAAAAGAAGTGGCACTGAAATGATAGGAGAGCCCCCTGCATGGCTACAGGGGCATCATATGGCTCCGAAGCATGGGTGGCCCCATGGGGCTGGAGTACGGTGTTGTCTGTCTTGTCCGCAcctccattctctttctctctctctctggggccATGTGGATTTAGCTGTCAActcatcttctcttccttcctctcaaCCACTCAACTCAGAATCATCATCTGAGTTCCCTGCAAGGTTTTCATGAAATGCCATTCATTGGAGAAAATCCTGGCCCTCCGCCCTGGGCTGCCACAATGCCAGCTCTGAGGGCACAGGAAGGAGGTGTAGCCAGGAGAGGGCAAGAGGAATGCAGATGGGCCAAGTGCTGCCCCAAGCTGTGGGTCACCCTCACGGCCTTTGACCCAGCACCCAGTAGGCCGGACGCTGCGCCGTGCACTTTCCGTGTGTTCTCCTGTGCAGTCCTCACCACCATCGCAGGAAGCACGGAAGAGTACTGCCCCAGTTTATAGCCAGCTGGGCCTGTCTTTGGACACAGGGCTGTCACCAGGAATTCATCTGCCATCTCCTGCACTGGTCTGCGAGCTCCTGGATGGAGCCTGTGGTGAACTCTTCTTGGTAGTGTCCACTCAGTGACTTTCCCTGGCCTTGGCACTGACAGTCAGTCAGGGCTGGGCACTGGGAAAACATGACAGGCACGGTCCAGCCCTCCAAGAGCTAACATTCCCATCGAGGACCGTCTGTTTTGTGTCTCTGAGGGCTTCCGTGCTGTAGAAAGTGGTGTCTTCACCTAAGCACGTTGAGGGACTGCTAACTGGAGAGCCGACAAGGCTCCAAATGGCTTAATGATTTCCTCTCTGCCTCGGTTAGGAATGCCTTTTGGCCTTAAACCATAAGGAAATGTGTAGCTGAGTGAACATAAAGTCCAGAGGGAGGTGGCGGTGGTGTTAGTTTAGTTGCTCAAGGAACGGTCCAACAAGGATCCAGGTCCCCCTCCCTGATAACACGTGGATGTTTCTCGGTTTGGCCGTGAGGACAAATCACCCCTGCCTAAGAATGAACAGTGCCTGAACATTGTGATAACATGAGCTGCTTTCGAGCCTTATCACCCAGGCTTTATCGTTTGGGAACACTGAAAGTTTCTTGCCCAGGGCCAAGCCTGGTGCCTGGTACATGTGAGGTGACGGGTACAAGAATGGGGAGAGGCACAGGGATCCGTGGCATTTAGCCCAGcctgtggggtgggagtggggtcagCCAACACTTTCTGGGTCATCACACCTGATCTGAGTCCCCGAATCAGTGAGGACTCAGGCCTGCAGGGTGTGGAAAGCTTTTTATCGCAAGCCTGTGGCCCTTCAAGGAGATTCTCAAGATGAGGTGGAGTCAGCCTTTCCAGAAGCCAGAGGGGAGCAGGCCCTGAAATGCCTTAGTGAGGATGGTGAGCAGGATGAGGGTGGCATGCTGTGTGGATGGGACACAGGCCCCGAGTTCTGCTGCTGCTTCCAGTTACATTGCGGTGTCTCAAGTCGTGTCTAGGCCATTTTTCTGGTGATGCCAGGAATTCGCTTTCTGGGATGGCTCTGCCTTTCATCCCTGCACTGTGCCTGGTTTGGACTTGGGAGCTCCCTGCAGTTCTATCCCTACAGCTCTCTGGCCCGAGAAGTGACTGGCTTCGTGATTAGTTTGGGTCATCTCGCGACCTTCTCTCCGTCAGTGTCTGTCTCTGACACTGCGCCTGATGATGGAAGGAATGGCCCTGGAGGGGACAGCAAAACATCCACCAGCACCCCCAAACTACCACGTCTCTGAGCCTTAGGGGTCCTTCCACCTCTCTGACCACAGAAAACGGGGTGCACTTGCCCTTCACCTTGCACTGGGCTGCTGCTTCTTCGGGTTGCGGTGCTGCAGAAGCCTCCTGAGTGCGTCCTTGACTtccttgttcctcaggctgtagatcATAGGGTAGAGCATGGGGGTTACGTTGGTGTAGATTAAGGACACGATTTTGTCCTGCTCTGGGGTGTAGCAGGACTTCGGGTGAATGTAGATGAAGATTGTGCAGCCATAGTGCAGAACAGAGACCAGCAGGTGCCCagcacaggtggagaaggctttgctCCTGCCCTCAGCTGAGTGGATTCGGAGGATGGCAATAATAATGAATACATAGGAGAGCAGGATCAGCGAGAAGGGGATCAGGAGGATGAGCATGCAGACAAGGAAGACGGCAATCTCGTTGGCTCGTGTGTCTGAGCAGGCCAGGAATAGCACAGCAGGGATGTCACAGAAGAAATGATTGATTTCATGGGATTGACAGAAGGGCAGGAGGAATATCAGCGTGGTCAGAGTGAGTGAGAGGGCGAAGCCACTGAAGCACGCCATAACCAGCATCTGCAGACACAGGGCCCTGGTGATGATGAGCGGGTAGCGCAAGGGGTTGCAGATGGCCACAAAGAGGTCGTAGGCCATCACGGCCAGCAGGAAGCACTCTGCCCCACCCAGGGCAATGAAGAGGTGCATTTGCAGGGCACAGCCCATGAAGGACATCCTCTGGCTCCTGGACAGGAAATTGGCCAGCATGTTAGGGGCAATAACCaatatatagcaaatttcaatgGCAGACAGGTTGcgaaggaagaaatacatgggggtCTGGAGGCAGGAGTCAATGAGGGTGACGAGCACGATGGTCGTGTGCCCTGCTAGTGTGACAAGATGCATGATTAGAAAGAGCCCAAAGAAGAGCATCTGCAGTTCCACCAGGTCTCCGAAGCCCAGGATGATGAACTCAGAGCTTACAGTATGGTTTTTTGGCAGTGGGTTCATCCTGTATTCTGGTTTGTGGCACGCCAGTGCTGGAAAGGACAGTTTTCTTGCAATTCCCCACCTCGTAGAAGACTCTGGAGCATTTTCCACGGAGGGGAGTGTAGAGGACTCTCCGGGACCTCCAAGCCCCTTTTCAGTGCTTAGCTCTCATCTTCATTCTAGTTGTCTTTCGAATGCTGTCCTCTGCTCGCTGAGCATGAAGAACTGCTTACTCTGATGTCACTTTAGCTCACCTGCTGAGTTATTAAAAATAGGAACCAAGATGAGAGAAAtctaaatggaaaattatttctcATAAACTCTAAGGGAATGCTTTTGGTCAGAGCTGTTCCACATTTTGAAGAGTTGCTCGGGGGGCTGGGCCTGCAGGGTCGTTGATGCTATCGGGAGCCCCGGTAGGAGGCAAGGTCTGGCTCCTTTTGACTTTGAGCGCTGGCTGTATTGTCGTTCCCCTGCCACCACCCCCAAGACCCCAGGATGCCTGCAGTCACCACTCTGAAGGAGGAGGAAACGTGCCCCCCAGTAGTTGCTGCCTCCCCTATTTCAGTACTCCTCAGTCACAAGGAGGCCCCAGTTCAAGTGTCAGCTCCTTGCAGAGGTCTCCCCTGACCCTAGCACTCTGGGGTTCCCCAACTGTATTATTACCACTAAgttctgtaattctttgattatttctctGTCTACCCCTGTGAGCTTCCTGATGGCGAGAATGGTGTCTTATCTGACATCTCAAACAGTGGCTGGTGCCTGTTAGGAGAATGAATAAATATCTGTGGAGTTAATGCCTGTTGCTCATTTCTGCACCCTCCGTGTTTGGTAAAGGGTCTAGCATAGAGTAGATGCCTAACGAGCACACTTGAATGAATGAGTGCGTGAGATTGGGGTGTCTTTGGCATCCTGGTCATGTTTGAAGGCCTGAGCATCCAGGGAGGGCATAGACTGAAAAGGGCAGGGGGCAGAAGGGTGGGGCAGGTCACAGGGTGGGAGCTGAGAACTCTCAGGACAATGGGGGCTTGAGTGCCTGGAGGGTCAACGGTTTGGGCTGGTCTTGGTCCGGAGCATGGGGGCAAGAGAGTGACACCAGGTAGCTTCCAGGACTTTGGGGGAGATGTTTGCTTCCTCCTTCCCGTGGCAGGATGGGgatgggagggagaggaaggcttTTGTGACAGTATCCAAGTTATAATTGGGAAGCCTTGTGTTTAGCCTCTGATTTCTTGCTGTGCATCCCTCCATCACAGCgatggagaggaggagaagggtTCTAAGGATTCTGGACATTTAACAAATCAAGGCTCAATAGGGCTTAAGTACACTGTGGAAGTGAGTTGCCACCTAATGGATGGAGGCTCACTTCTTATGGACGTACCATTGCCACTGGGGCCACTGAGGCTCCAAGTGTGCTCGCCGGAACCCGAACACCAATTTTGATGATAGCTTTGCTGAGCCTACAAGCAATTCCAGTTTTCTCAGCCCCTTGTGTGTTACCCTGAGTTTTATCTTGGCTTTTGATGTACCTGGAGTCATTAAGTGGACAGGTTCCTAGAGGACAGCATGTCCAGTCCTTGATTTAGAGGAGACAGTCGGGAAGCCTTCTGCCCTCGACAAcccagcccctgctcccaccccaccACTGGTCCGGCTCCAGATATCACAAAGAGCCCCCTGACCACAGTCTTCTGTCCTGACCGAGCACACAGCCCAGCAGGGACTTCCCTCTGCCATCTGTTCCATGCCTACTGTCACAGGAGCTCAGGGCACAAGGACCTGCAGAAGGCAGAGTGACCAGTCTCCCTCCAGTCTGGGGCCCCTGTGTCTTGGGTTCAGTTCCTTTCTATCCTCTCATCTTCTCTGCTCTCAGCCTTCCCAGGAGCCCATTTGTCCCTTGGTCACTCTGTCTACCAGTGAAAGCGTGCTGTCTGGATGCAAGTTCATCTTCCTTGCACTCAGACCCTGAGCTTTATCTTTGCCCTGTGACACACCAAatcatttccagtttttcctcCATGACAGCGACTGCAG is a genomic window of Choloepus didactylus isolate mChoDid1 chromosome X, mChoDid1.pri, whole genome shotgun sequence containing:
- the LOC119522521 gene encoding olfactory receptor 10V1-like; protein product: MNPLPKNHTVSSEFIILGFGDLVELQMLFFGLFLIMHLVTLAGHTTIVLVTLIDSCLQTPMYFFLRNLSAIEICYILVIAPNMLANFLSRSQRMSFMGCALQMHLFIALGGAECFLLAVMAYDLFVAICNPLRYPLIITRALCLQMLVMACFSGFALSLTLTTLIFLLPFCQSHEINHFFCDIPAVLFLACSDTRANEIAVFLVCMLILLIPFSLILLSYVFIIIAILRIHSAEGRSKAFSTCAGHLLVSVLHYGCTIFIYIHPKSCYTPEQDKIVSLIYTNVTPMLYPMIYSLRNKEVKDALRRLLQHRNPKKQQPSAR